A stretch of the Lytechinus variegatus isolate NC3 chromosome 5, Lvar_3.0, whole genome shotgun sequence genome encodes the following:
- the LOC121415317 gene encoding uncharacterized protein LOC121415317 has product MFGRCTSDLGGRWSAIPYLYIYVHPTWNGQFITMAAPRRLRMALLEHELAQARFQYNLVLAALLEEAERERQRAGRRIRRWWVREWILRRPRFGQYETLMRELEAEHVADFKSYLRMVPQMFYELLDRVGPRIAKTTTHRTPLDPGLNLAITLRFLATGSSYHDLAFAFRVPHNTISLFVPEVCQAIYDEYEDEMWATPQTEDEWRPVAEGFGDRWNFPHCCGAIDGKHVAIKKPPPQERLTLLQLQRLLFHRHACSGKL; this is encoded by the exons ATGTTCGGCCGGTGTACCTCGGACTTGGGGGGCCGATGGTCAGCTATTCCATACCTGTATATATATGTCCACCCTACCTGGAATGGTCAGTTCATCACTATGGCTGCACCGAGAAGACTACGAATGGCGTTGTTAGAACACGAGCTAGCTCAGGCGAGGTTCCAGTACAACTTGGTCCTGGCAGCACTGCTCGAAGAAGCCGAGAGGGAGCGACAGAGGGCCGGCAGAAGAATAAGACGTTGGTGGGTGCGCGAGTGGATCCTACGCAGACCTCGTTTCGGCCAGTATGAGACGCTCATGAGGGAACTTGAGGCCGAGCACGTTGCCGACTTCAAATCCTACCTCCGCATGGTGCCACAGATGTTCTATGAGTTGCTTGACCGAGTTGGCCCCCGCATTGCCAAGACCACAAC GCATCGAACCCCCTTGGATCCTGGGCTGAATCTGGCGATCACCTTGAGGTTCTTGGCGACCGGAAGCAGCTATCATGATCTGGCGTTCGCGTTTCGTGTCCCACACAACACCATCTCTCTGTTCGTCCCCGAGGTCTGTCAGGCCATCTACGACGAATACGAGGACGAGATGTGGGCCACTCCCCAGACAGAAGATGAGTGGCGCCCGGTAGCCGAGGGATTCGGAGACAGATGGAACTTTCCCCACTGTTGTGGCGCGATCGATGGGAAACATGTCGCCATcaagaagccccccccccaagagCGGCTCACTTTACTACAACTACAAAGGCTTCTTTTCCATCGTCATGCTTGCAGTGGTAAACTCTGA
- the LOC121415316 gene encoding leucine-rich repeat serine/threonine-protein kinase 1-like isoform X2 → MEPIEGENYIIAADLIERGLVSIDEATANMLGADILPLLKIWVEPDEDSSTNNNNNKQELVANWHHKQLNTFDPSWLQDFQDSTHQVLSTINLSQNALFSVPEGLLWGLQNLRRLNLSQNSIQRLPSPKSHRNLSECRLRSLSLYQNKLVSVPAELFMLEALEFLSLASNSITELIQPAKESIKHEIPRQWNCMSLVNLDLSQNRLSSLPRQMDACTSLITINLSENSFSEIPRPWACPLEILNIAKNKVQSAPGDLPKFWHRTLRFINLSNNRLTEIPAPICQLSSLSELDLSHNVLRCFPSPRTWSIRKLQHLNLAYNQLMHREAQPQTKQDNPKTSPVKKKKDNPPSSPTSPRQKQGVANFYTKLRAHKSPAKIIDANSRSTFYTHSPNGGSSHPEKWEKIEFPECFAHSLYVLKLSHNALEDVPPSICKLEALYDLDVSWNPDLQKLPEGLSTLKHLFHLKIEGLDIKIPSDISLLTPEQRCKSGQVLKILHEKLLDSQPYHSMKLMIMGPAKSGKTTLLGSLMNNTSGRVLDMALHVTEWELQDPVVEGKGCSLRERVKEKFSKEKELVEGPSITFFSWDMKGGDLYENVHQCFVTAKTLYLLVWDMSEGMDGAHKLSSLLLNISSRSSDFGIVIVGTHHDVVQNSAVDVMELRSQLVEMLDVGPGFPPVAGIVEVDSRGCKNHGMAELRRVIYETALQMKVHHKRPVCTEKLIGRKVPQPYFNLKKRISQEVEVRQKADPPILPIMTETELAQIVQLIPVSGLHTPEELQEAISFLHEIGSIVHFTDHLNGLNDLYFIDPVWLACTLQRVTALPAGSLKGGKVHVQTLRELSKKSRIGEDKFEQYLQLLARFEIVVPISHHWFLVPSRLPRDNPGLMISLRNTSAAPFYYLRRVYKMPYLPPGFWIRLVSRLIADLQMHDKKIKISPTRSERKICRSTSIKNSISKGIRFLQSESIYWREGIFFRHKTGQIMVQSTVFPSTDKSPGVDILISCQDGHFSAMGCVVDQIEGLIKDWYPGLCASIYDSIQPKVQRLVPCPICVNHGTDDYEATTENLPHCYTVEELVQRYVRGETHITACANSKEKLIPISVLIPDMFMEDLSIRHLKQEEFKLHMVSGQSLGQGGFGEVFRAKFRGQTVAAKTMFPSRLLKNQVFSSPSEGYASCSSTPSSTRNMTGESTSAYESCDSLEASMLMESFHKLRNEVAIMAKLDHPCIVNLVGVSVRHLCFAMDYAPLGDLQSYLFAEHQSARPHLVKQNIVLEPVLSRLLTYKISLQVASAVEFLHSKDIIYCDLKTDNILLFSSDVNQDVNIKLTDYGISRTYDLMGAMGMAGPPGFCAPEILQGKVFDEKVDWFSYGMFLYHLMTGLVPYHDQHSRIEIQLAVNEGRKPTFNFHEYTMPPSQVFPALGSLMESCWQDRPGDRPHGKTVLQLLSEPSFLCLRRVVEVDDDGVSMAFSPGTNNEAKVVHLVVDSGRGTSVKSFRVDEDGCYKSIRENALQCPMIKTALATPCGSKLVVGTVGDFVQVYHLPSSSQSSNASLLVEARVAGQPTSLLYLKQPNGHDHSLLLVGQANGTLTILSHETEESGHHATDALRPVTRMQLNKNNLPCSSMVAVSRKKNGDSVAERRRQYEKVVSNGRRYRSAQTNGQQEGSSDGSVPRETRGGRRSPGTRERTGSSEDGADGMEVWVGCGSNLRIILLNDTTLEPAEIQVAVGMEGMVEGIVHSPGSVWCYTSSALYVYRYCVETRKCLEILDCRETVLVQGSFLPLSQYERQDLFRSWEEKEKEQELANATAVSETNTNGDGRYVSAQEDSEQDELPIIDDHFRAACIAAPRRPTDQRVGGQRHGGKRGRTGMHRWNIHSTLASQSQSSIKVSSLLVMDHVLWIGRSNGDIVLVNIRDRQTSFDEKLDVEIGEVVTVLNAHAVLKSDSGRVVELHHSGPNRVVACHDRNKPGNNESQIKTMSVWEDWGYANVEHFQTINNQCRKVKRKSRTYLEV, encoded by the exons CTTACGGTCTCTGAGCCTTTACCAGAATAAACTGGTATCTGTCCCTGCTGAACTATTCATGTTAGAAGCTTTAGAGTTCTTGTCTCTTGCCAGTAATTCCATTACAGAACTTATCCAACCTGCCAAAGAATCTATAAAAC ATGAGATCCCAAGACAATGGAACTGCATGTCTCTCGTCAATTTGGATCTGTCCCAAAACAGACTGAGCTCTCTCCCCAGACAGATGGATGCGTGCACTTCTCTTATTACCATCAATCTATCGGAGAATTCATTCAGTGAGATACCTAGGCCTTGGGCTTGTCCTTTG GAGATCCTGAACATTGCTAagaacaaggtccaatctgctCCCGGTGACCTACCAAAGTTCTGGCATCGTACGTTGCGATTCATCAACCTCAGCAACAACCGTCTGACAGAGATTCCCGCACCTATCTGTCAGTTGAGCAGTCTCTCTGAGCTTGATCTATCTCATAATGTACTACGTTGCTTTCCATCGCCGAGAACCTGGAGTATACGTAAGCTACAGCACCTTAATCTGGCTTACAATCAACTTATGCACAGGGAAGCACAACCTCAAACTAAGCAAGACAA TCCTAAAACCTCCCCtgtgaaaaagaagaaagacaatCCTCCCAGTTCACCGACCAGTCCTCGACAAAAGCAAGGCGTTGCTAATTTCTACACCAAGCTACGAGCTCATAAGTCACCAGCCAAGATCATAGACGCTAACAGCCGAAGTACCTTCTACACACATTCCCCAAACGGTGGTAGCAGTCATCCGGAAAAATGGGAAAAGATTGAATTCCCAGAATGCTTTGCACACAGTCTCTACGTTCTGAAGCTATCCCACAATGCTCTAGAGGATGTGCCTCCCAGCATTTGTAAGCTGGAAGCATTGTATGATCTAGATGTCAGCTG GAATCCTGATCTGCAGAAGTTACCTGAAGGTCTAAGCACTCTGAAGCATCTCTTTCACCTGAAGATTGAGGGGTTAGACATCAAGATTCCATCTGACATCAGTCTATTGACTCCAGAGCAACGGTGTAAATCCGGTCAAGTTCTCAAGATACTTCATGAGAAACTTCTAGACAGTCAACCCTATCACAGCATGAAGCTTATGATCATGGGTCCAGCG AAGAGTGGTAAGACCACATTACTTGGAAGTCTGATGAATAATACCAGTGGGCGTGTCCTTGATATGGCTCTTCATGTAACGGAATGGGAACTACAAGATCCAGTCGTAGAAGGAAAAGGGTGCAGTCTCAGGGAAAGGGTCAAGGAAAAGTTCTCAAAG GAGAAGGAGCTTGTTGAAGGCCCATCCATCACATTCTTCTCCTGGGATATGAAAGGTGGTGATCTGTATGAGAATGTTCATCAGTGCTTTGTTACAGCTAAGACTTTGTATCTCTTAGTATGGGATATGAGTGAAGGCATGGATGGGGCACATAAACTATCATCTCTTCTCTTGAACATCAGT TCTCGATCCTCAGACTTTGGTATTGTGATAGTGGGCACCCATCACGACGTGGTTCAGAACTCGGCTGTAGACGTGATGGAGCTACGGAGTCAGCTTGTTGAGATGCTGGATGTTGGACCGGGATTCCCACCGGTAGCCGGGATTGTAGAGGTCGACAGTAGAGGGTGTAAGAACCACGGAATGGCTGAGCTCAGACGGGTCATCTACGAGACCGCTCTGCAGATGAAGGTTCATCATAAGAGACCTGTATGTACAGAGAAGCTTATAGGCAGGAAG GTACCCCAACCATACTTCAATCTGAAGAAGCGTATATCCCAGGAGGTTGAAGTACGTCAGAAAGCTGATCCTCCTATACTACCTATCATGACTGAGACTGAACTGGCCCAGATAGTACAACTCATACCTGTTAGTGGGCTGCATACACCAGAAGAACTTCAGGAAG CGATCAGTTTCTTGCATGAGATCGGGAGCATTGTCCACTTCACCGACCACCTGAATGGCCTGAATGACCTCTACTTCATAGACCCAGTATGGCTCGCCTGTACGCTACAGAGGGTGACTGCACTACCTGCAGGAAGTCTTAAAGGAGGCAAGGTCCACGTCCAGACTCTCCGAGAGCTGAGCAAGAAGAGCCGCATCGGGGAGGATAAGTTTGAGCAGTACTTGCAGCTCTTGGCTCGATTCGAGATTGTGGTTCCAATCTCGCATCACTG GTTCTTGGTACCATCTCGGCTCCCTCGTGACAATCCTGGTTTGATGATATCCCTACGTAACACTAGCGCCGCACCATTCTACTATCTGAGGAGGGTGTATAAGATGCCCTATTTACCTCCAGGTTTCTGGATCAGACTGGTATCACGTCTCATCGCTGATCTTCAGATGCATGACAAGAAGATCAAGATTAGTCCAACCAGAAGCGAGAGAAAGATCTGCCGCTCAACAAG TATCAAGAACAGCATATCAAAAGGCATCAGGTTTCTTCAGAGTGAGTCTATCTACTGGAGGGAGGGTATATTCTTCAGGCACAAGACGGGACAAATCATGGTGCAGTCAACGGTCTTTCCGTCGACTGACAAATCTCCAGGAGTGGACATCCTCATCAGCTGCCAAGATGGTCACTTCTCAGCCATGGGGTGCGTGGTGGACCAGATTGAGGGGCTTATCAAAGATTGGTATccag gcCTATGTGCATCAATCTATGACAGTATTCAGCCTAAGGTCCAACGATTGGTGCCTTGCCCCATATGTGTGAATCATGGAACAGATGACTATGAAGCAACGACTGAGAATCTCCCTCATTGCTACACTGTGGAGGAGCTAGTTCAGCGATACGTCCGCGGTGAGACGCATATAACCGCGTGTGCCAACTCCAAGGAGAAACTCATCCCTATTTCTGTTCTGATACCCGACATGTTCATGGAAGACCTCAGCATAAGACATCTGAAGCAAGAGGAGTTCAAATTGCACATGGTGTCGGGACAATCTCTAGGACAGGGAGGATTTGGCGAGGTCTTCAGGGCAAAGTTCCGTGGACAGACTGTAGCAGCTAAGACTATGTTTCCGTCTAGACTCTTGAAGAACCAGGTGTTCTCTTCTCCCAGTGAAGGGTATGCATCGTGTTCTTCTACGCCGTCCTCTACGCGTAACATGACAGGAGAATCAACATCAGCGTATGAATCATGCGACTCACTCGAAGCATCCATGTTAATGGAGAGTTTCCACAAGCTGAGAAACGAGGTTGCAATTATGGCTAAACTAGACCATCCATGCATCGTCAATCTTGTTGGTGTATCTGTCAGACACCTCTGCTTTGCCATGGACTACGCACCTCTTGGTGATCTTCAGAGCTACCTGTTTGCTGAACACCAGTCTGCAAGGCCACACCTAGTGAAGCAGAACATCGTCCTGGAGCCAGTCCTGAGCAGGTTGCTGACGTACAAGATCAGCCTACAGGTTGCTTCGGCCGTGGAGTTCCTGCACAGCAAGGACATCATCTATTGCGATCTGAAGACGGACAATATCCTGCTCTTCTCGTCGGATGTGAATCAAGATGTAAATATCAAGCTAACAGACTATGGGATATCCCGAACCTATGACCTGATGGGTGCCATGGGGATGGCAGGGCCACCAGGGTTCTGTGCGCCAGAGATTCTCCAGGGCAAGGTCTTTGATGAAAAG GTGGATTGGTTTTCCTATGGAATGTTCCTGTATCATCTGATGACTGGCCTGGTTCCTTACCATGATCAGCACAGTCGTATCGAGATTCAACTGGCCGTCAACGAGGGCCGCAAACCAACCTTCAACTTCCACGAGTACACAATGCCCCCGAGTCAAGTCTTTCCTGCATTAGGCTCCCTGATGGAATCATGCTGGCAGGATAGACCCGGTGATAGACCTCATGGTAAAACAGTTCTGCAGCTCTTATCAGAACCCAGCTTCCTATGTCTGAGGAGGGTGGTagaggttgatgatgatggggttTCTATGGCATTCAGTCCAGGAACAAACAATGAG GCTAAGGTTGTTCACCTGGTGGTCGACTCGGGTCGTGGTACGTCGGTGAAGTCATTCCGAGTTGATGAAGATGGTTGTTATAAATCCATCAGAGAGAATGCACTCCAATGCCCCATGATCAAAACTGCCTTAGCGACACCTTGTGGATCAAAGCTGGTTGTTGGAACAGTG GGTGACTTTGTGCAAGTTTATCATCTTCCGTCTTCTTCCCAGTCTTCTAATGCAAGTCTTCTAGTAGAAGCTAGAGTCGCTGGTCAGCCAACATCACTCCTTTATCTTAAACAG CCAAATGGGCATGACCATTCATTACTGTTGGTTGGTCAAGCCAACGGAACATTGACCATCCTAAGCCATGAAACAGAAGAGAGTGGTCATCATGCAACAGATGCCCTGAGGCCGGTCACCAGGATGCAACTCAATAAGAACAATCTTCCCTGTAGCAGCATGGTGGCTGTCTCCAGGAAGAAGAATGGTGACTCTGTGGCTGAGCGGAGAAGACAATATGAAAAGGTGGTCTCCAATGGTAGGAGGTATAGATCAGCACAGACCAATGGCCAACAGGAAGGGAGTAGTGATGGAAGTGTTCCTAGAGAAACGAGGGGTGGGAGGAGAAGCCCTGGAACAAGAGAACGGACAGGAAGTAGTGAAGATGGAGCGGATGGAATGGAAGTTTGGGTTGGATGCGGGAGTAACTTGAGGATCATCCTGTTGAATGATACAACTCTGGAACCAGCCGAGATTCAGGTGGCTGTTGGTATGGAAGGAATGGTGGAAGGCATAGTTCATAGTCCAGGTAGTGTGTGGTGTTATACATCAAGTGCACTGTATGTCTATCGGTATTGCGTTGAGACTAGGAAGTGCCTGGAGATCCTGGACTGCAGGGAGACCGTCTTGGTCCAGGGATCTTTTCTTCCACTCTCCCAGTACGAGAGGCAGGATCTTTTCAGAAGCTgggaggagaaagaaaaggagcaGGAGCTTGCGAATGCTACAGCTGTATCTGAAACCAATACTAATGGAGATGGTAGGTATGTATCCGCTCAGGAAGACTCGGAGCAAGATGAACTGCCAATTATTGATGATCACTTCAGAGCTGCTTGCATAGCAGCACCTCGTAGGCCGACCGACCAAAGGGTAGGTGGCCAACGGCATGGTGGTAAACGAGGCAGGACTGGCATGCATCGATGGAATATCCACAGCACCTTGGCCTCTCAGAGCCAGTCGTCCATCAAAGTCAGTTCTCTCCTTGTGATGGATCATGTCTTGTGGATTGGTAGATCCAACGGTGATATCGTCCTTGTCAACATCCGAGACAGACAAACGTCTTTTGATGAAAAGCTTGATGTCGAGATAGGTGAAGTAGTGACTGTACTGAATGCTCATGCTGTATTGAAAAGCGACAGTGGTAGGGTTGTTGAACTACATCATTCTGGACCTAATAGGGTAGTTGCTTGCCACGACAGGAACAAACCCGGCAACAACGAAAGTCAGATCAAGACTATGAGTGTATGGGAGGACTGGGGATATGCCAACGTGGAGCATTTTCAAACCATCAATAATCAGTGTAGGAAGGTAAAAAGGAAATCAAGAACATATTTagaagtatga